Below is a genomic region from Ammonifex degensii KC4.
GAAGATAGAAGCGGTGGAGCACGAGGTCAAGCGCATCGCTTGCGCCTTGGCGGCCGTGCCGCTCTGGTACTAGTTAGGGAGGGGAGAAGCAGCGTGGAGCTCTGGTACACCGAGAACCAGAACGACGACCTGCGCTTCAGCTGCCGGGTGACCAGGACCCTGCACGTGGAGAAGACTCCCTTTCAGCACTTAGCCGTGTTAGAAACCCCTTGCTTTGGTCGGGTACTGGTGCTGGACGGTATCGTGCAGACTACGGTGTGGGATGAATTCATGTACCACGAAATGATCGCCCACGTCCCCCTCAACACCCATCCCCGGCCGGAGAAGGTGTTAATCATCGGGGGAGGGGACGGCGGCACAGCCCGCGAGGTGGTACGGCACCCGAAAGTTAAAAGCGCGGTGATGGTGGAGATCGACGAACGGGTGATCGCAGTTTCCCGGCAGTACCTGCCAGAGCTCAGCCAGGGGCTGGACGATCCCAAGCTGGAGTTGCGGATCGAGGACGGCATCGAGTACGTGACCAAGCACCCGGGAGAGTACGACGTGATCCTCATCGACTCTCCCGATCCCATTGGTCCGGCCAAGGGGCTCTTCGGGCGCCAGTTCTACGAGGGGGTGGCGGCGGCGCTGAAGGAAGACGGGCTTTTCGTAGCCCAGACCGAGTCCCCCCTCTTCAACGCTGATCTCATAGCCGAGATTTACCGAAACTTAAGGGAAATCTTCCCCATAGTGCGGCTTTACCTTACCTACGTGCCCACTTATCCGGGAGGGATGTGGAGCTTCACCTTGGCCTCCAAGAAGTACGACCCGCTGGAGGTGAAGCCAGAGGACATCCCGCCTCTCTCTTACCGTTACTACAACGCCGAGATCCACCGTGCTGCCTTTGCCCTTCCGCAATTCCTGCAAGAGATTTTGCGCCGGGCGTAAAAGATGGAAGTAAGAAGCCATACCTTTCTGGGGGCCGGAGAAGACTACGAAGGGGCAAAGGTGGTGCTGGTGGGGGCGGGGCTGGACGTGACCGTGTGCTTCCGGCCGGGGACGCGGGAGGGTCCCTGCGCCATCCGCCATCTGTCCCAATGCCTGGAAGAATATAGCCTGGATCTGGAAGGGGATTTGCGCGAAATCCCTTTCTGCGATCTGGGAGACATAGAGCTGCCGCTGGGACACGTAGAAAGCGCCTTGGAGGCGATCGAAGGAGTCGTTTCCCGGTTGGTAGGAGAAGGCAAGCTCCCCGTGCTTTTAGGAGGAGAGCACCTGGTGTCCCTGCCGGCCATTAAGGCCGTCCACCGCTACTATCCGGACCTGGTGGTTTTGCACCTGGACGCCCACGCCGACTTACGCGACGAATACCTGGGGACGCCCCTTTCCCACGCCACGGTGATGCGGCGGGTGGCCGAAATTCTGGGGCCGGGGCGCGTTTACCAACTGGGGATACGCTCGGCCGACCGGGAGGAGCTCGACTTCGCCCGGGAGTGGACGCGCCTCTACCGACACGAGGTCTTTCACCCCTTCCAAACGGTGCGGCCGGAACTGGAAGGCAAGCCGGTCTACCTCACCCTGGACATCGACGTGGTGGACCCGGCTTTCGCTCCCGGCGTGGGGACGCCGGAGCCCAACGGGATCACCCCGGCTGAGCTTTTAAAGACCATCCACACCTTGGAAGGTTTGCAGCTAGTGGGGGTCGATGTGGTGGAGGTCAATCCGGCCTTCGACCGAGCGGGTCTGGCTCCTTTACTCGCAGCCAAGGTCATAAGGGAGCTCCTCATAATCTGGGCGCGGGCGGAAGGCAGTCCTGGTGTTTAATTCCGGGATCTTGCGCCTCCCCGCACATTGTGATAACATAACGGTAGAGAGAAGCCCTGCGGTGAGCGTGGACCTCTTGAAGTCCTGAGCCAACACCAAAAGAAAGGGAGCCCGGACTCTGGTTGCGGCTCGCACGCCTCCGCGTGAGGTAGCGAAAAGTGGCCAGGAGGGCACCCACCTGTCGGGGGACGGGTTCACGGAGACTTTGAGGGTTCACGGCACGCGCGGGGTTTTCTCTTGCGCGCAGAAGCGAAACAGGAGGTTTGCAAGCGCCGTTGACCCGCGTGGCGGTAGCCCTTTCCGGCGGCGTGGACAGCGCTACGGCCGCCTTCCTTCTCCTGCAGGCCGGCTACGAAGTCTTCGGGGTGACCATGCTGGTGACCGGGGAGGAGGGAGAAAAGGCGGCAGAGGTGGCGGCAAAGCTCAAGATACCCCATTTCGTTTTTGACCTGCGGCAGGAGTTTGCCCAGGAAGTTATAAAACCCTTCGTCGAGGCCTACCTTGCTGGCCTTACCCCCAACCCCTGCGTCTGGTGTAACCGCAAACTCAAGTTTGGTCTCCTGCTGGAGAAGGCACTGAAACTCGGCGCGGACTTTTTGGCCACCGGCCACTACGCCCGCGTGTGGTTTGATCCTGCCCGCGAGCGCTACCTCCTGGCCAGAGGGAAGGACAGGCGCAAGGATCAGAGTTACTTCCTTTACTCCCTCAACCAGCAGCAGCTGGCCCGCGTGCTTTTCCCCTTGGGGGGGCGCACTAAGGCGGAAAATCTGCTTTTGGTAAAGAAGCTGGGCCTTCCCTTGCGGGAAGAAAGCCAGGACGTTTGTTTCCTTAAAGGCGGCGATTACCGGGAACTCATAAAGGCTATGGCCCAAGAAAAGGTAAAGCCCGGCCCCATCTTGGACCCACAGGGGAAAAAGATAGGCACCCACCGGGGCTTGGCCTTTTATACCATAGGGCAGAGGCGGGGGCTGGGGCACGCTTGGGGAAAGCCCTACTACGTCCTGGCCCTTGACCCCCGCCGCAACGCCCTCATCGTGGGACCGGAAGAAATGCTTTA
It encodes:
- the speE gene encoding polyamine aminopropyltransferase yields the protein MELWYTENQNDDLRFSCRVTRTLHVEKTPFQHLAVLETPCFGRVLVLDGIVQTTVWDEFMYHEMIAHVPLNTHPRPEKVLIIGGGDGGTAREVVRHPKVKSAVMVEIDERVIAVSRQYLPELSQGLDDPKLELRIEDGIEYVTKHPGEYDVILIDSPDPIGPAKGLFGRQFYEGVAAALKEDGLFVAQTESPLFNADLIAEIYRNLREIFPIVRLYLTYVPTYPGGMWSFTLASKKYDPLEVKPEDIPPLSYRYYNAEIHRAAFALPQFLQEILRRA
- the speB gene encoding agmatinase is translated as MEVRSHTFLGAGEDYEGAKVVLVGAGLDVTVCFRPGTREGPCAIRHLSQCLEEYSLDLEGDLREIPFCDLGDIELPLGHVESALEAIEGVVSRLVGEGKLPVLLGGEHLVSLPAIKAVHRYYPDLVVLHLDAHADLRDEYLGTPLSHATVMRRVAEILGPGRVYQLGIRSADREELDFAREWTRLYRHEVFHPFQTVRPELEGKPVYLTLDIDVVDPAFAPGVGTPEPNGITPAELLKTIHTLEGLQLVGVDVVEVNPAFDRAGLAPLLAAKVIRELLIIWARAEGSPGV
- the mnmA gene encoding tRNA 2-thiouridine(34) synthase MnmA, which gives rise to MAVALSGGVDSATAAFLLLQAGYEVFGVTMLVTGEEGEKAAEVAAKLKIPHFVFDLRQEFAQEVIKPFVEAYLAGLTPNPCVWCNRKLKFGLLLEKALKLGADFLATGHYARVWFDPARERYLLARGKDRRKDQSYFLYSLNQQQLARVLFPLGGRTKAENLLLVKKLGLPLREESQDVCFLKGGDYRELIKAMAQEKVKPGPILDPQGKKIGTHRGLAFYTIGQRRGLGHAWGKPYYVLALDPRRNALIVGPEEMLYRPSCRVEGINFILFERPPGPFTAAVQVRYTSPAVPATLFPEGEAVRVEFASPQRAVTPGQAAVFYQEDLVVGGGTIAPYGSDG